A portion of the bacterium genome contains these proteins:
- a CDS encoding LemA family protein, with amino-acid sequence MAGLIVILVILVVLVLWVVGIYNGLVGMRNQVRNAWAQIDVQLKRRRDLIPNLVEVVKDYMEYEQETLTKVVEARSKAINAQGVAATGEAENMLTGALKSLFAVMENYPT; translated from the coding sequence ATGGCCGGTTTGATCGTAATTCTGGTAATTCTCGTGGTCCTCGTCCTGTGGGTCGTAGGGATCTACAACGGGCTGGTGGGGATGCGCAATCAGGTCCGCAACGCATGGGCGCAGATTGACGTGCAGCTCAAGCGGCGGCGCGATCTCATTCCCAACCTCGTGGAAGTGGTCAAGGACTACATGGAGTATGAGCAGGAAACGCTCACCAAGGTGGTGGAAGCGCGCTCGAAAGCGATCAATGCGCAGGGCGTCGCGGCCACCGGAGAGGCCGAGAACATGCTCACCGGCGCGCTCAAGTCGCTGTTTGCGGTGATGGAAAACTATCCCAC